The genome window ATTTGTCGGGCAGTGGGTCAACCTTCCTGCCATCGTGCATATCGAAGAGGTAAAGGACAAGGTGGTGGGTTCGGACAAAAACGCAGTTTCAGAATGGAAGTACGCAAAAAAGTTCGACAGGGTTGCAGTCGAATCCACACAGGGCCTAATCCAAAAAGACCTCCTGCTTGATTGAGATGATATTTTCCCATATCTCTGACACTCACTTGGGCCTGATACAGTACGGCCTAGAAGAAAGGGAAAACGACATGTACAGTGCGTTTAACGAGTCAGTCGACATATCGATTAAGGACCATGTCGATTTTGTCATTTTTGCAGGCGACATATTCCACGTCCCAAACCCAAGCGGCATGGCAATAATACAGATGGCAAATGCGCTAAAGCGCCTAAAGCAAAGCCAGATAGAGTCGTTTTTTGTACTAGGCGAGCACGACATCAGCAGAATTCGCTCAACGCCTATCCCATACGTGTACCACAACTTGGAGTATGCCAGATATGTCGGGCACGGAAGGCCGGTAATCCACAAAGACGTCATGATTGCAGGATTTGACAAGATTCGCAAAGGCGAGATGCCAGAGTATTACGACAGGTTTTCCCAAGTAGACAAGGCTGCAAAAGATCACAGGGGCCACAAAATCCTCGTGATGCATCAGGGAATATCTGAGATAAACAAGTTTGCCGGCGAGATTGGCTCAGCTGATCTTCCAAAAAACTTTACCTACTATGCCATGGGGCACCTGCATGATCATACCCTAAAACAGTTTTCACATCTCTCAGGGCCCGTAGCGTATCCAGGATCAACTGAAATGACGACAAGTGAGGGAATAAAAGAGTCGCAAAAAGGGTTTTACGAGGTAGACATTTCAGGAAACGAGGCAGTTCCAAACTGGATAAGGCTTGACACTCGCCCGCAGATGTCACAAAAAACAGAATTTGACCACCTAGAGAGAACAGTCAGCGAGGTCTTGGAAAAAATTTCAAAACTTTCAAAAAAGCCAATAGTAGAGATAAAAATTTCAGGCGACAGCATAGAATCAGACATTGTTCAAAATCAGATGGCCCGCCTTGCACCGCACACGCTGCACTATGTTTGGAGGCTAACCCAGAACAATGATGGAAACTCATCAGTGCTTCTCGACAGGCCAGCAAGCATCGATGACGAATTAATCAGGCTTGCGGCAAACTGCCTTGGCAAGTCAGACTTGGCATCATTTGCAATAAAGGATCTTTTGCCGCTGCTATCGGCAAACAGAACTGATGAGGCAGGACAGATGATAATGGAAAGATTTGAGCAGTTCAAGGGGACAAAATGATAACATCAGTTGAGCTCGGAAACTTCATTTCGCACTCTGAGACAAAGCTTGACTTTGAAGAAGGTGTGACGGTGTTTGTAGGGCACAACGGTGCCGGAAAGTCAAGCATTATCGACGCGATAACATTTGCGTTGTTTGGAGAGCACACACGCAAGTCAAACAAGAGCCTGATCAGGCGGGGTACAAGCCAGGCATACTCCAAGGTAAGTTTTACACTAAACGGAAAACAGTACCAGGCCGAGCGAAAAATTGACTCAAAGGGAACGCTTGGCGCCCAGCTGTTCGAGATAAGAAACGGAGAGATGCTACCGATTGCGTCAGGCGAGCGAAAGCAGTTTGGCGAGTCCATGACAGGCGAGATTGAATCCAGAATAGGCCTTGACTTTACCAAGCTCAAAGTAGCGTCGATAGTCCAGCAGGGCGAGCTAAATTCCATAATCAAGGCAAAGCCAAAGGAGTTCAAGGAACTTCTCAACGCCATAATCGGAATAGACAAGCTGGATACTGCGGCAGGAAATCTAAAGATAGTTCAGAAAAACTTTCGCCAGGCAGTCCAGCAGAGACTAGGATATGACGACACCCACATCGACATTCTAAACAAGGAAATCACAACACTAAATGACGAGATAAAAGCAGCCGAGCCCCAAAAGGCAGAGCTGCTGCAAAAAAAGGATCTTGGGGAGGCAGAGCTGCAAAAGATAAAGCAGAAAATAGAAACGGAATCCCCAAAGAAGGCCATGCTAGTACAGATTGAGCAGCGAAAAAGCGAGCTTGTAAAATATGCAAGAGACGCAATACTGTTGATTCAGAAAAACATTTCAGAAAAGGAGAGAAAGATTCAGGCCTGCCAAGGGTGCTTTGAGTATGCAGATTCAAAGGGAGTGCTAGAGTTGGCACTGCAGAAAACAGAATCTGAAATCGAGTGTGCCGGGAAGAAAATTCAGGAATTATCAAAGCAAGTAGCAGTTCTAAAGGAACACGAGTCTCTGGCAAAAAAACTGCAGCTCCAAGACGGCAAGTGCCCAGTATGCGATTCTACAGTAGACCGTCTAAAACCGATTTTCCAAATAGAGCACCTAAGACAGGAGCAGCAAAGCGCAGAATCAGAGATTCATACGCTTGAGCAGAAAAAACTAGCACTTTCAAAAGAAAAAAGAGAGGCCTCCGAAAAGTTACAAAAGGCAATTGCGGCAAAATCCACACTTGATGCCCATTCCATACAGAATGTTGGGCAAATAGAGGCAGTGCGAAAAGAAGTCGAGTCGCAGAAAGCACAGATCAGGGCACTGCCCACGGTCAATACAGAAGGCGGGCTGCTCCAGTTCGCGTCAGTCGACTTGCATGCTAGAACCATGTATGAGGCAATATCAGACTTGGAAAAACAAGTCACTGGATTTAACCAGAAAGAATTCGAAAAACTAAAAATTGATTTGGAGCAAAAGCAAAAAGAGCTAAGCCAGATTGATCAAAAATACGGCGCAATCACAGAGAAAATAAAAAGGGCAGACGAGAGAGTTGCAAAAATAAGTTCCATACTATCAGAACTAAGCAGGGTCAGAAAATATCTGCTCCAAATCGACGACATCCAATCCAGCGTGTATGAC of Candidatus Nitrosotenuis sp. DW1 contains these proteins:
- a CDS encoding metallophosphoesterase family protein, with the protein product MIFSHISDTHLGLIQYGLEERENDMYSAFNESVDISIKDHVDFVIFAGDIFHVPNPSGMAIIQMANALKRLKQSQIESFFVLGEHDISRIRSTPIPYVYHNLEYARYVGHGRPVIHKDVMIAGFDKIRKGEMPEYYDRFSQVDKAAKDHRGHKILVMHQGISEINKFAGEIGSADLPKNFTYYAMGHLHDHTLKQFSHLSGPVAYPGSTEMTTSEGIKESQKGFYEVDISGNEAVPNWIRLDTRPQMSQKTEFDHLERTVSEVLEKISKLSKKPIVEIKISGDSIESDIVQNQMARLAPHTLHYVWRLTQNNDGNSSVLLDRPASIDDELIRLAANCLGKSDLASFAIKDLLPLLSANRTDEAGQMIMERFEQFKGTK
- a CDS encoding AAA family ATPase yields the protein MITSVELGNFISHSETKLDFEEGVTVFVGHNGAGKSSIIDAITFALFGEHTRKSNKSLIRRGTSQAYSKVSFTLNGKQYQAERKIDSKGTLGAQLFEIRNGEMLPIASGERKQFGESMTGEIESRIGLDFTKLKVASIVQQGELNSIIKAKPKEFKELLNAIIGIDKLDTAAGNLKIVQKNFRQAVQQRLGYDDTHIDILNKEITTLNDEIKAAEPQKAELLQKKDLGEAELQKIKQKIETESPKKAMLVQIEQRKSELVKYARDAILLIQKNISEKERKIQACQGCFEYADSKGVLELALQKTESEIECAGKKIQELSKQVAVLKEHESLAKKLQLQDGKCPVCDSTVDRLKPIFQIEHLRQEQQSAESEIHTLEQKKLALSKEKREASEKLQKAIAAKSTLDAHSIQNVGQIEAVRKEVESQKAQIRALPTVNTEGGLLQFASVDLHARTMYEAISDLEKQVTGFNQKEFEKLKIDLEQKQKELSQIDQKYGAITEKIKRADERVAKISSILSELSRVRKYLLQIDDIQSSVYDRDGPVATSLRSWALTTISAKASEYLDILNTKIHRVELSEKTRDITITCYSKNSPIDIDSLSGGEQVSVALSLRLGMAHLLGASNLNFIILDEPTTHLDGERRRALVRVLSQLSDITGVTGPLQFIIITHDAEIFEDSSVEKIYKFESGKDGTKVALL